One Candidatus Palauibacter australiensis genomic window, AACCCGAAGCGGGCCGTGGCGCTGATCGTGCCCTCGAAGTGATCGCCCACATGCCGGTCCATGAACTCGACCTTCTTGAGTTCCACCGAATCCCGCTCCGCACGGGCCGCGTTCTCTTCGCGCGCCGAAGCCTGCCGGGCCGTCGTCGAGAGCCATTCCCTGTCGATGTCGCGAACGCTGCGCGGCTCCGCCAGCCAGCGAGCCAACTGCCGGTGGACGACGAGGTCCGGGTAGCGGCGGATGGGCGACGTGAAGTGGAGGTACGCCGGCGAAGCGAGCCCGAAGTGACCCTCGTTACGCGTCTCGTAGCGGGCCTTGGCGAGACTCTGCAGCACCTGCACCGAGATGACCGGCTCCTCCACCCTGCCCTTCACCGCGTCGAGCAGGCGCTGGAAGTCGCGCGGGCGCGGATTCCGCTGCGGAAAGGACAGACCGAACTCGCCCGCCAGGAGGCGGAGCGTGTCGAGCTTCTCGGGGTTCGGTTCCTCGTGGATGCGGTAGAGTACGGGCACCCCCTGCTCGATCGCCCAGTTCGCCACCGCTTCGTTCGCCGCGATCATCAGATCCTCGATGAGCCGGTGCGAGTCGAGCCGCTCGCGCCGCCGTACGTCGATGGGAGCCCCCTCCTCGTCGAGCAGGACCCGGGACTCCGGCAGGTCGAAGTCCAGACCGCCGCGCGCCCGGCGGCGTCGGCGGAAGCTTCGGCTCGCGTCGAGCAGCGCCCGAAGGTCCTCGCGCAGGCCCGGATCCCGCACCGTCGCCGACGTGCTTCCGCCGTCCAGCGCCTCCTGCGCCTCCTCGTAGGAGAGCCGGTGCGCGCTTCGGATGACGGCCCGGGCGAAGCGCGTCCCGCGGAGGGCTCCCCGGCGGTCGACGGTGAGGAAGGCGGCCAGCGTCAGGCGGTCTTCGCCGGGCACGAGCGAGCAGAGGCCGCTCGAGAGCGCGTGGGGGAGCATCGGCAGCACGCGATCCACGAGGTACACGCTCGTGCCGCGCTCCCAGGCTTCCGCGTCGAGGCGATCTCCCTCGCGTACATAGTGAGACACGTCTGCGATGTGAATGCCGATCCGCGCCCCGCCCTCCGCGAGCCTTGTAATGGAGATCGCGTCATCGTGGTCACGGGCGTCGGCGGGGTCGATCGTGATCACGCGGTCGCCCCGGCAATCCTCCCGTCCCTTGAGGTCCGCCGGCCGGATCCCGCGGGCGGCCAGGACCGCCGCCGCGTCCTCGACGGCTTCGGGGAACGCATCGCGGATCCCGTACCCCACCTGGATGGCGAGTACCGCCACGCCGGGATCGTCGGAGGGTCCGAGCACGCGTACGACGCGGCCCGCCGGGCCCGGACCCTTCTCTCCCCAGTCGGTGACCTCGACGACCGCGAGGTCGCCGGGTTCGGCTTCGCCGCGAGCGCGCACCGGGATGAACAAGTCGATGCCCGGTTTGGGCCGGGTCGCGGCGAGCCAACCGTGCCCGCGCTCGGCGCGGAACACGCCGACGACATGCCGATGGGCCCGGTCGAGCACCTCGACGATGGTCCCGCGGGGTCCGCGCCGTCCGCGGTCTTCGATCCGCACCGCGACGCGGTCGCCGTCGACGGCCGTGGCGAGATCGCGGGCGCGGACGAAGATGTCTTCGTCGCCCTCGTCCGGGATGACGAAGGCCGCCCCGCTCTCGATCCGTTGCAGCCGTCCGCTGAGTCGCCGGCGACCCCGGTGTCGGCCGCGGCCCCCGGATCGGCTGCGGCCCCCGGACCGGCCGCGGGGGGTCAGAGAGGCGTCGCCTCGTCGATGAGCATGATCGGGATCCCCTCGTCGACCTCGAACTTCAAGCGACAGGGGCGACAGAGCAGGGCTTCCTCTCCCTCCCCCACGCGGTACTCCAGTTCGCCCTTGCACTTCGGGCAGGCGAGGATCTCAAGCAGTCTGTCATCGAGGGGCATCAGTTCTCCTGCGCGGGAACGCGGAACCCGAGCACCCTAAGATGATGCGTTTTCTTCCGCCAGTTCGGGAGAACCTTGACCCGAAGCCGGAGGTAGACCCGCCGCCCGAGGAAGCGTTCGATCTTCAGGCGGGAGCGGGTTCCGAGCTTGCGGATCGTCCTTCCCCCGGCTCCCACGACGATCCCCTTCTGGGATTCCTTTTCCACGTAGATCAGGGCTTCGATGTACGTGGGCCTTCCCCCTTCCCGGTCGCGGAACTCCTCGATCCGGATGGCCACGGCGTAGGGAACCTCATCCGCCAGCTCCTCCAGACACGTCTCCCGGATCATCTCGGCGACGAAGTGCCGGACCGGCGCGTCGGAAAGTTCATCCACGGGATACAGGGCCGGTGACTCCGGAAGGCGGCCCAACAGGGCTGCGAGCACCTCGGGCACCCCCTCGCCGCTCGTGGCGCACGTCCCGTATACGCCGTGCCAGCCGCCGCTTGCGTATCGGGCCCGCAGCTCCTCGCGGCCGGACGTCTCAAGCCGATCGATCTTGTTGAGGCAGAGGATCTTCGGGACACCCACCGAATGCGCGAACTCGGCCGCCCAGGCGAGGCTCGCTTCGAACCCCGCGTCGGCCACGGCGAGGATGAGATCCGCGTCTTCCAGCGCCGAGAGCGCCTCTTCGC contains:
- a CDS encoding VacB/RNase II family 3'-5' exoribonuclease, with translation MSPLSLEVRGRRGDPDHAHRRGDASLTPRGRSGGRSRSGGRGRHRGRRRLSGRLQRIESGAAFVIPDEGDEDIFVRARDLATAVDGDRVAVRIEDRGRRGPRGTIVEVLDRAHRHVVGVFRAERGHGWLAATRPKPGIDLFIPVRARGEAEPGDLAVVEVTDWGEKGPGPAGRVVRVLGPSDDPGVAVLAIQVGYGIRDAFPEAVEDAAAVLAARGIRPADLKGREDCRGDRVITIDPADARDHDDAISITRLAEGGARIGIHIADVSHYVREGDRLDAEAWERGTSVYLVDRVLPMLPHALSSGLCSLVPGEDRLTLAAFLTVDRRGALRGTRFARAVIRSAHRLSYEEAQEALDGGSTSATVRDPGLREDLRALLDASRSFRRRRRARGGLDFDLPESRVLLDEEGAPIDVRRRERLDSHRLIEDLMIAANEAVANWAIEQGVPVLYRIHEEPNPEKLDTLRLLAGEFGLSFPQRNPRPRDFQRLLDAVKGRVEEPVISVQVLQSLAKARYETRNEGHFGLASPAYLHFTSPIRRYPDLVVHRQLARWLAEPRSVRDIDREWLSTTARQASAREENAARAERDSVELKKVEFMDRHVGDHFEGTISATARFG
- a CDS encoding Trm112 family protein — translated: MPLDDRLLEILACPKCKGELEYRVGEGEEALLCRPCRLKFEVDEGIPIMLIDEATPL
- the era gene encoding GTPase Era, producing MTFRAGFVAIVGLPNVGKSTLLNAFLGERLAAVTPRAQTTQRRLLGIYSDEAAQAVFIDTPGLLEPRYTLHRSMREEALSALEDADLILAVADAGFEASLAWAAEFAHSVGVPKILCLNKIDRLETSGREELRARYASGGWHGVYGTCATSGEGVPEVLAALLGRLPESPALYPVDELSDAPVRHFVAEMIRETCLEELADEVPYAVAIRIEEFRDREGGRPTYIEALIYVEKESQKGIVVGAGGRTIRKLGTRSRLKIERFLGRRVYLRLRVKVLPNWRKKTHHLRVLGFRVPAQEN